In one window of Tenacibaculum mesophilum DNA:
- a CDS encoding YHS domain-containing (seleno)protein: MKHIFIFFLFFSSIVFSQEYNTKNGVIAKGYDVVSYFHNKAEKGNKKITTKYNNVSFRFSSKENLATFLKNPQKYNPQYGGYCAYAIGKTGEKVDIDPKTFEIRDGKLYLFYNSWGTNTLKMWLKENPEELKKQADTNWKKLNR, translated from the coding sequence ATGAAACATATATTTATCTTCTTTCTATTTTTTTCAAGTATTGTCTTCTCACAAGAATACAATACCAAAAACGGAGTTATTGCTAAAGGTTACGATGTAGTAAGTTATTTTCATAATAAAGCCGAAAAAGGAAATAAAAAAATTACAACTAAATATAATAACGTTTCCTTTCGTTTTTCGTCAAAAGAAAATTTAGCTACTTTCCTTAAAAATCCTCAAAAATACAATCCACAATATGGAGGGTACTGCGCCTATGCCATTGGAAAAACTGGTGAAAAGGTGGATATTGATCCGAAAACTTTTGAAATACGAGATGGTAAACTGTATTTATTTTATAACTCTTGGGGAACCAATACTTTAAAAATGTGGTTAAAAGAAAATCCAGAAGAGCTCAAAAAACAAGCAGATACTAATTGGAAAAAATTGAATCGTTAG
- a CDS encoding YHS domain-containing (seleno)protein: MKNFITLLLVVVSTALYAQKTDYNTKKGYVAEGYDVVSYFTNSEPVEGIKKFQTTYDGAKFKFSSKENLSLFKENPIKYIPQYGGYCAYAVAAKKTKMYIDAEAYEIRDGKLYLFYSSWLSSKLDDWKNGDTKKLQNQGDINWEELKHKKK, translated from the coding sequence ATGAAAAACTTTATTACACTACTTTTAGTAGTAGTCTCTACTGCATTATACGCTCAAAAAACTGACTACAATACAAAAAAAGGTTATGTAGCCGAAGGTTACGATGTTGTTTCTTACTTTACAAATAGTGAACCTGTTGAAGGAATAAAGAAGTTTCAAACAACTTATGATGGAGCTAAATTCAAGTTTTCTTCAAAAGAAAATTTATCCCTTTTCAAAGAAAATCCAATAAAATACATTCCTCAATATGGTGGATATTGTGCATATGCTGTAGCTGCTAAGAAAACTAAAATGTATATTGATGCAGAAGCTTATGAAATTAGAGATGGTAAATTATATCTTTTTTATAGTTCTTGGCTTTCTAGCAAACTTGATGATTGGAAAAATGGTGATACTAAAAAGTTACAAAATCAGGGAGATATAAACTGGGAAGAACTAAAACATAAAAAAAAATAA
- a CDS encoding alanine racemase codes for MDAYFKILNKELKNYQRAIPCLLVDLDILDENIAEALSNFRKDASLRVVIKSLPSVQLIEYILEKTHSSKLMVFHQPFLTDLVARLGDKADILLGKPMPIKTAEYFYNNLPQEYNGFNPFTQIQWLVDTKKRIEEYINLAKQLNQKLRLNIEIDVGLHRGGFSSLKSLTKVLSLIENNQNFVEFSGFMGYDPHVVKLPKIIRSQKKALRLANQYYEDCKTLVKNDFPELWNENLTFNGAGSPTLNLHTTPSSPINDIAIGSCFVKPTTFDISSLRSYKPAAFIATPVLKFFSNTTLPGLEKLRPFFTKKSAFIYGGFWKADYYYPKGVKQNNLFGASTNQTMINIPKNASLQVDDFVFLRPHQSEFVFLQFGEILPIKNGKIQQPWQLLNNS; via the coding sequence ATGGATGCTTATTTTAAAATCTTAAATAAAGAACTTAAAAACTACCAACGGGCCATTCCTTGTTTGTTAGTAGATTTAGATATTCTAGATGAAAATATAGCAGAAGCACTTTCTAATTTTAGAAAAGATGCATCACTCAGAGTTGTGATAAAATCATTGCCTTCGGTCCAATTAATTGAATATATATTAGAAAAAACACATTCAAGCAAGTTGATGGTTTTTCATCAACCTTTTTTAACTGATTTAGTTGCTCGATTGGGGGACAAAGCTGATATTTTATTGGGTAAACCCATGCCAATAAAAACTGCGGAATATTTTTACAACAACTTACCTCAAGAGTACAACGGATTTAACCCATTTACTCAAATTCAATGGTTAGTTGATACCAAAAAAAGAATTGAAGAATACATCAATTTAGCCAAACAACTCAATCAAAAATTACGATTGAATATTGAAATTGATGTGGGTTTACACCGCGGTGGGTTTTCTTCTTTAAAAAGTTTAACAAAAGTACTATCACTTATTGAAAACAATCAAAATTTTGTTGAATTTTCTGGGTTTATGGGTTATGATCCACATGTAGTAAAACTTCCAAAGATTATTCGTTCTCAAAAGAAAGCACTACGATTAGCGAATCAATATTATGAAGACTGTAAAACCTTAGTTAAAAATGATTTTCCAGAGCTATGGAATGAAAATTTAACCTTTAACGGAGCCGGAAGCCCTACTTTAAACTTACACACAACTCCTTCCTCTCCCATTAACGATATTGCCATCGGTTCATGCTTTGTAAAACCTACAACATTCGATATTTCTTCATTAAGAAGTTATAAACCAGCAGCTTTTATAGCAACACCTGTTTTAAAATTTTTTTCTAATACAACACTTCCTGGTTTAGAAAAACTAAGACCCTTTTTTACTAAAAAATCTGCTTTTATCTATGGTGGTTTTTGGAAAGCAGATTATTACTACCCTAAAGGGGTAAAACAAAATAATTTGTTTGGAGCATCTACCAATCAAACTATGATTAATATTCCTAAAAATGCATCTTTACAAGTAGATGATTTTGTCTTTTTAAGACCACACCAAAGTGAGTTTGTTTTTTTACAATTTGGAGAAATTTTGCCTATTAAAAACGGTAAAATTCAACAGCCTTGGCAATTATTAAATAATTCTTAA
- a CDS encoding D-arabinono-1,4-lactone oxidase, which translates to MKNWAENVQWNPSAVAFPHSENEIQQLVLKAIRFNQKIRVIGSGHSFTSLCSTDEILVTLDNFQGLISIDKEKNQATVKAGTKLSLLGELLFKEGLAMENMGDINVQSIAGAISTGTHGTGVGLKSISNQVVGLKFVNGKGEIIECSTEKNIELFKAAQVSLGCLGIITEVTLRCIPAYKLKLQNKKEKLSDVLATLDQRNSQNRNFEFYWIPYTNTAWTKTSNIVEYSEPDKVNFFNYWTEYVLENYVFKLMCEFAKVFPSQNKTVANITAASISNVKKVYHSHKVYATQRMVKFHEMEYNIPAEAYQDVFKDVQKIVNSKKFNIHFPIENRWVKGDDVFMSPAYGRDSAYIACHVYNKKESHTYFNALEEVFKVYNGRPHWGKMNTFTSDDIARMYPKFINFMTFRKEHDPENIFVNPYLQKLLGI; encoded by the coding sequence ATGAAAAACTGGGCAGAAAATGTACAGTGGAATCCATCCGCAGTTGCATTTCCTCATTCGGAAAATGAAATTCAACAACTTGTTTTAAAAGCTATACGATTTAATCAAAAAATTAGAGTCATTGGTTCTGGTCACTCTTTTACTTCTTTATGTAGTACTGACGAAATATTGGTAACTCTAGATAACTTTCAAGGGCTCATTTCAATTGATAAAGAAAAAAATCAAGCTACTGTAAAAGCAGGAACGAAACTTTCTTTGTTAGGAGAACTTCTTTTTAAAGAAGGATTAGCCATGGAAAACATGGGAGACATCAACGTTCAGTCAATTGCAGGCGCCATAAGTACAGGTACACATGGAACAGGTGTTGGTCTAAAATCTATCAGCAACCAAGTCGTTGGATTAAAATTTGTGAATGGAAAAGGTGAAATCATTGAGTGTTCTACCGAAAAAAATATTGAGTTATTCAAAGCTGCTCAAGTATCATTAGGTTGTTTAGGTATTATCACTGAAGTTACTTTACGATGTATTCCTGCTTATAAACTAAAACTTCAAAACAAAAAAGAGAAATTAAGCGATGTGTTGGCTACTCTGGATCAAAGAAATTCTCAAAACCGTAATTTTGAGTTTTACTGGATTCCATACACAAACACAGCATGGACAAAAACTTCAAATATTGTTGAATATTCTGAGCCTGATAAAGTAAACTTTTTTAATTATTGGACAGAATATGTACTCGAAAACTATGTTTTTAAGTTGATGTGCGAGTTTGCAAAAGTTTTTCCTTCACAAAACAAAACAGTTGCTAACATTACAGCTGCTAGTATAAGTAACGTAAAAAAAGTATATCACAGTCATAAAGTATATGCAACACAGCGAATGGTAAAGTTTCATGAAATGGAGTATAATATTCCTGCAGAAGCCTATCAAGATGTATTTAAGGATGTGCAAAAAATTGTCAACTCAAAAAAGTTCAATATTCATTTTCCTATTGAAAATCGCTGGGTAAAAGGAGATGATGTTTTTATGAGCCCTGCCTACGGAAGGGATTCGGCATATATTGCTTGTCACGTATACAACAAAAAAGAAAGTCATACCTATTTTAATGCTCTCGAAGAAGTTTTTAAAGTCTATAACGGAAGGCCTCATTGGGGTAAAATGAATACATTTACTTCGGATGATATTGCTAGAATGTACCCTAAATTCATCAACTTTATGACTTTCAGAAAAGAACATGATCCAGAAAATATATTTGTGAATCCGTATCTTCAAAAACTATTAGGTATTTAA
- a CDS encoding LuxE/PaaK family acyltransferase, with protein MKNTIFNIQSTEDFNKTALQVFKHQFTNNKVYRSFCDLIYVHPSDVHTIEQIPFLPIQFFKTREVLSSTNEIQETFTSSGTTGSTTSKHLVTDLSWYETSYLKGFEHFYGNIEDYVVLALLPNYLERKGSSLIYMVEDLIKRSQHPESGFYLNNLDELAQKLTNLDSQGKKVLLIGVSFALLDLVEQYEFNLSNTIIMETGGMKGRRKELIRNELHAILSNGFGVNEIHSEYGMTELLSQGYSKGNGVFNCPPWMQVLTRDTEDALTILPKGKSGGINVIDLANYNSCSFIATQDLGKVYQDNSFEIIGRFDNSDIRGCNLMVL; from the coding sequence ATGAAGAACACCATTTTTAACATACAGTCTACAGAAGATTTTAATAAAACTGCACTACAAGTTTTTAAACATCAGTTTACAAATAATAAAGTGTATCGTTCTTTTTGTGATTTGATATACGTTCATCCTTCTGATGTACATACTATTGAACAAATTCCGTTTTTACCTATTCAGTTTTTTAAAACTCGAGAAGTACTTTCGTCTACAAATGAAATTCAAGAAACCTTTACAAGTTCTGGTACTACAGGAAGTACAACCAGTAAGCATTTAGTTACCGATTTATCTTGGTACGAAACCAGCTATTTAAAAGGTTTTGAACATTTTTACGGTAATATTGAAGACTATGTTGTACTAGCTTTGTTACCCAATTATTTAGAACGTAAAGGATCTTCTTTGATTTATATGGTTGAAGACTTAATTAAACGTTCTCAACATCCTGAAAGTGGATTTTACCTCAACAATTTAGATGAACTTGCTCAAAAGCTTACAAATTTAGATTCACAAGGAAAAAAAGTATTACTTATAGGCGTTTCTTTTGCTTTATTAGATTTGGTAGAACAATATGAATTCAATCTTTCTAATACCATTATTATGGAAACTGGTGGAATGAAAGGAAGAAGAAAAGAACTTATTCGTAACGAATTACATGCGATTTTAAGCAATGGTTTTGGAGTAAATGAAATTCATTCTGAATATGGAATGACAGAATTATTAAGTCAAGGATATTCAAAAGGAAATGGTGTTTTTAACTGTCCGCCTTGGATGCAAGTCTTAACTCGTGATACTGAAGATGCTTTGACTATTTTACCTAAAGGAAAATCAGGTGGAATTAATGTAATTGATTTAGCAAACTACAATTCTTGTTCTTTTATTGCGACACAAGATTTAGGAAAAGTATACCAAGACAATAGTTTTGAAATTATAGGACGTTTTGATAACTCTGATATACGCGGTTGTAATTTAATGGTTTTATAA
- a CDS encoding RNA polymerase sigma factor has translation MTAQAQVYQLFSGKLFALCLKYSRNYQDAEDTLQDSFLTIFKKMPQYQHKGSFEGWMKRITINTALQKYREKSPLQLVSEAPDEEIVEEIELETENVNIDVLLELIQSLPDRYRLVFNLYVLDNYSHKEIAELLNISVGTSKSNLSRARQILKKEMELYQAKEAKA, from the coding sequence ATCACAGCGCAAGCGCAAGTTTACCAGTTGTTTTCTGGTAAACTTTTTGCGCTGTGTTTAAAGTATTCACGTAATTATCAAGATGCAGAAGATACATTACAAGATAGTTTTTTAACTATTTTTAAAAAGATGCCTCAATATCAGCATAAAGGTTCTTTTGAAGGATGGATGAAGAGAATAACTATAAATACAGCATTACAAAAGTATAGAGAAAAATCACCTTTACAGTTAGTTTCAGAAGCTCCTGATGAGGAAATAGTAGAAGAAATAGAGCTTGAAACTGAAAATGTGAATATTGATGTTTTATTAGAGCTCATTCAAAGTTTACCAGATAGGTATCGCTTAGTTTTTAACTTGTATGTATTAGATAATTATTCACATAAAGAAATAGCAGAATTATTAAATATTTCTGTAGGAACATCAAAATCAAACTTATCACGAGCAAGACAGATATTGAAAAAAGAAATGGAATTGTATCAAGCAAAAGAGGCAAAAGCATAA
- a CDS encoding outer membrane beta-barrel protein — translation MEEKNIDRLFQEKLKDLEVTPNENVWNAIEEKLQKKKKQRVFPIWWFSGGVAAMLVLGFLFYPFTYEKGNIDDTDVIIVESPKPATKEQENKNEELKDNLLIKPTKENIREILVVKEVTKKKNNLKEKHRKNEVLTANHVVKVSKKELQEKDSNNVSSRVVEGALLAKNDVVKEENSAGKLENSLPVLKKEEISFFKKNNDTIRKIIKPKKDFLAVVNAEKDKKEEDKIKKLWTVSPTVAVLNSNSFSKSSPIDASLSNSTKGSTSYSYGVQIAYQLSKKWSIQSGVHLQEMEYSNTNVAVNPANSSSASVAFSSGESYELNDTSQINFSTNSVSISSGSLDGKLNQSYGYIEVPVEVKYSVLEGKKLKTQLVMGFSSLFLNKNDVNLKTTDFSTSGEANNLNSVNFSGNLGVDFSYKFSKKWSLNINPMLKTQLNTFKNDSNGFQPYFIGIYTGLNYQF, via the coding sequence ATGGAAGAAAAAAATATCGATAGACTATTTCAAGAAAAACTTAAAGATTTGGAGGTAACTCCAAATGAAAATGTATGGAATGCTATTGAAGAAAAGCTCCAAAAAAAGAAAAAACAGCGTGTTTTTCCTATTTGGTGGTTTTCTGGAGGGGTTGCAGCTATGCTTGTTTTAGGTTTTTTGTTTTATCCATTTACTTATGAAAAGGGAAATATAGATGATACAGATGTAATTATAGTTGAATCACCAAAACCAGCAACTAAAGAGCAAGAAAATAAAAATGAAGAATTAAAAGATAATTTATTAATAAAACCAACAAAAGAAAATATAAGGGAAATACTTGTTGTAAAAGAAGTAACGAAAAAGAAAAATAATTTGAAAGAAAAACATCGTAAAAACGAAGTTTTAACCGCTAATCATGTTGTGAAGGTTAGTAAAAAAGAATTGCAAGAAAAAGATAGCAATAACGTGTCAAGTAGAGTAGTTGAAGGGGCTTTACTGGCTAAAAATGATGTTGTGAAAGAAGAAAATTCTGCTGGCAAGCTTGAAAATAGCTTGCCAGTTCTTAAAAAAGAAGAAATAAGTTTTTTCAAAAAAAACAATGATACAATTCGTAAGATTATAAAACCAAAAAAAGATTTTTTAGCGGTTGTAAATGCTGAAAAGGATAAAAAAGAAGAGGATAAGATAAAGAAACTTTGGACCGTTTCTCCAACAGTAGCAGTATTAAACTCAAATTCTTTTTCTAAATCATCTCCAATAGATGCAAGTTTATCAAACTCTACAAAAGGAAGTACAAGTTATTCTTATGGTGTTCAAATTGCTTATCAATTAAGTAAAAAATGGTCTATTCAGTCAGGAGTACACCTCCAAGAAATGGAGTATTCTAATACCAACGTAGCTGTTAATCCTGCAAATTCAAGTAGTGCAAGTGTAGCTTTTAGTTCAGGAGAAAGTTATGAGTTAAATGATACTTCTCAAATAAATTTTAGTACAAATTCAGTATCCATTAGCTCAGGTAGTCTAGATGGTAAGTTGAATCAAAGTTATGGATATATTGAAGTTCCAGTAGAAGTTAAGTATAGTGTATTAGAAGGAAAAAAGCTAAAAACACAATTAGTTATGGGTTTTAGTTCTTTGTTTTTAAATAAGAATGATGTAAACTTAAAAACTACAGATTTTTCAACATCAGGAGAAGCAAACAACTTAAATAGCGTTAACTTTAGTGGAAATTTAGGGGTAGATTTTAGTTATAAGTTCAGTAAAAAATGGTCTCTAAATATTAATCCAATGCTAAAAACCCAGTTAAATACATTTAAAAACGATTCAAATGGGTTTCAGCCATACTTTATTGGTATTTATACAGGTTTAAATTATCAGTTTTAA
- a CDS encoding isoaspartyl peptidase/L-asparaginase family protein, translated as MKNIYNYLALILLLFSCNQSKVTSKELNNTPTNEFAIIIHGGAGTILKENMTPEKETAYKTKLKEAIKTGYEILKNGGSSNDAVVKTIQVMEESPLFNAGKGAVFTHEETNELDASFMDGKTLNAGAVAGVKDIKSPIEAARTVMTNSDHVLLSGSGASKFAKEQGLKIVDPSYFYTENRFKSLQRIKDKEKTELDHDDKEAAFYDIDIKNSKFGTVGCVALDKKGNISAGTSTGGMTNKRWGRIGDSPIIGSGTYANNKTCGVSSTGWGEYFIRSQVAYDISAQMEYQQKSLKEATKDVIQNKLTKLGGTGGVVALDKNGNMSFEFNTAGMYRASMDDKGNLVIKIYND; from the coding sequence ATGAAAAATATTTACAACTACCTTGCTTTAATTTTGTTACTATTTTCTTGCAATCAATCTAAAGTAACTTCCAAAGAGCTAAATAATACTCCTACTAATGAGTTCGCTATTATTATTCATGGGGGTGCTGGTACCATTTTAAAAGAGAATATGACTCCCGAAAAAGAAACTGCTTATAAAACTAAGCTAAAGGAAGCTATAAAAACAGGATATGAGATATTAAAGAATGGAGGATCTAGTAACGATGCTGTTGTAAAAACTATTCAGGTTATGGAAGAATCTCCTCTTTTCAATGCTGGAAAAGGAGCTGTATTTACACATGAAGAAACTAATGAATTAGATGCTTCTTTTATGGATGGAAAAACATTGAATGCAGGTGCTGTAGCTGGGGTAAAAGATATAAAAAGCCCTATTGAAGCTGCTAGAACGGTGATGACAAACTCTGATCATGTGCTGCTTTCTGGAAGTGGAGCTTCCAAATTTGCTAAAGAACAAGGGTTGAAAATTGTAGACCCGAGTTATTTTTATACTGAAAATCGCTTTAAATCTTTACAACGAATTAAAGACAAAGAAAAAACGGAGTTAGATCATGATGATAAAGAAGCTGCTTTTTATGATATTGACATTAAAAATAGTAAATTCGGTACAGTAGGTTGCGTTGCTCTGGATAAAAAAGGAAACATTTCTGCAGGAACTTCTACTGGAGGTATGACTAACAAACGTTGGGGACGAATTGGAGATTCTCCTATTATTGGTTCAGGTACTTATGCAAATAATAAAACCTGTGGTGTTTCTTCAACTGGTTGGGGTGAATACTTTATAAGATCTCAAGTAGCGTATGATATTTCTGCTCAAATGGAATATCAACAAAAATCATTAAAAGAAGCTACCAAAGATGTGATTCAAAATAAATTAACCAAGCTTGGTGGAACTGGTGGTGTTGTTGCACTTGATAAAAATGGAAATATGTCTTTTGAGTTTAATACTGCAGGAATGTACAGAGCTTCAATGGATGATAAAGGTAATTTAGTAATTAAAATTTACAACGATTAA
- the amaB gene encoding L-piperidine-6-carboxylate dehydrogenase, which produces MADFGIKEALAQLGLKDINNGTSTGSVNFANGEVIESYSPVDGKLIGKVVASTREDYNKVMDVATTAFKEWRAMPAPQRGEIVRQFGNKLRELKEPLGKLVSYEMGKSYQEGLGEVQEMIDICDFAVGLSRQLNGQVIPSERPGHVMREQWHPLGVVGIISAFNFPVAVWSWNTALAWICGNVCVWKGSEKAPLCSVACQNIIAEVLKANDLPEGISCIVNGDYKVGEYITEDTRIPLVSATGSTRMGRIVGAKVAERFGKSLLELGGNNAIIITPTADLKVVVPGAVFGAVGTCGQRCTSTRRLIIHESVYDKVRDAIVGAYGQIKIGNPLDENNHVGPLIDKDSVNTYLAAIEKAKAEGGKVLVEGGVLEGEGYESGCYVKPAIIEAENHYEIVQHETFAPILYLMKYSGDVENAIELQNGVAQGLSSSIMTSEMKEAEKFLSFAGSDCGIANVNIGTSGAEIGGAFGGEKETGGGRESGSDAWKVYMRRQTNTVNYSDELPLAQGIKFDL; this is translated from the coding sequence ATGGCAGATTTTGGTATTAAAGAAGCTTTAGCTCAATTAGGCTTAAAAGATATAAACAACGGAACTTCTACAGGTTCAGTAAACTTTGCAAATGGAGAAGTTATTGAAAGTTATTCACCTGTTGATGGTAAGTTAATTGGTAAAGTAGTAGCAAGTACTCGTGAAGATTATAATAAGGTGATGGATGTAGCTACAACTGCTTTTAAAGAGTGGAGAGCAATGCCTGCACCTCAACGTGGAGAAATTGTTCGTCAATTTGGAAACAAGTTAAGAGAATTAAAAGAACCATTAGGTAAGTTAGTTTCTTACGAAATGGGAAAATCTTACCAAGAAGGTTTAGGTGAGGTTCAAGAAATGATTGATATCTGTGATTTTGCTGTAGGTTTATCTCGTCAGTTAAACGGACAAGTAATTCCATCAGAAAGACCAGGACACGTAATGAGAGAGCAATGGCACCCATTAGGAGTGGTTGGTATTATATCAGCATTTAATTTCCCTGTGGCTGTTTGGTCTTGGAATACAGCATTAGCTTGGATTTGTGGTAACGTATGTGTATGGAAAGGTTCAGAAAAAGCTCCTTTATGTTCAGTAGCTTGCCAAAATATTATAGCTGAGGTTTTAAAAGCTAACGATTTACCAGAAGGAATTTCTTGTATTGTTAATGGAGATTACAAGGTTGGTGAATACATTACTGAAGATACTCGTATTCCTTTAGTATCAGCTACTGGTTCTACAAGAATGGGACGTATTGTTGGTGCTAAAGTTGCTGAGCGTTTCGGTAAATCATTATTAGAATTAGGAGGAAACAATGCAATTATTATTACTCCAACTGCTGATTTAAAAGTAGTAGTTCCTGGAGCTGTATTTGGTGCTGTAGGTACTTGTGGTCAGCGTTGTACATCAACACGTCGTTTAATCATCCACGAATCTGTATATGATAAAGTAAGAGATGCGATTGTTGGAGCTTACGGTCAAATTAAGATTGGAAACCCATTAGATGAAAACAATCACGTTGGACCATTAATTGATAAAGACTCTGTAAATACGTATTTAGCTGCTATTGAAAAAGCAAAAGCTGAAGGAGGTAAGGTATTAGTTGAAGGAGGCGTTTTAGAAGGAGAAGGTTATGAAAGCGGTTGTTACGTTAAACCAGCAATTATTGAAGCTGAAAACCATTATGAAATTGTTCAACATGAAACATTTGCTCCAATTTTATACTTGATGAAGTATTCAGGAGATGTTGAAAACGCTATTGAATTACAAAATGGAGTAGCGCAAGGATTATCTTCTTCAATTATGACAAGTGAAATGAAAGAAGCTGAAAAATTCTTATCATTTGCAGGGTCTGATTGTGGAATTGCAAATGTAAATATAGGAACTTCTGGTGCTGAGATCGGAGGTGCTTTCGGAGGTGAAAAAGAAACAGGTGGTGGACGTGAGTCTGGATCTGATGCTTGGAAAGTATACATGCGTCGTCAAACAAACACAGTAAACTATTCTGATGAATTACCTTTAGCACAGGGAATTAAGTTTGATTTATAA
- a CDS encoding MFS transporter, with the protein MEKKDPYASLRIKEFNIFLLVRFALVFAWSMQFIIIEWQVYSITKNPLSLGIIGLMEVIPAVSMALFAGHIVDQKEKRNLLALCIGLFSLISLGLFFLTLPSFIEDWNKNTVLYAIYALVFFGGLLRSFFGPTIFSLIALIVPKKLYPNAATWSSSTWQIASVLGPAFAGFTISWIGVHWSLCVVFGLVSISFFTVFFIKKKPILNPKIGEPVMKSLKEGVRFVYKTKAILGALTLDMISVLFGGAVALLPVYAQDILKVGPEGFGALRAAPAIGAFLTMLVTAYIPISRNAGMKLLTAIFGFGICIIVFGLSTVFWISIVALFFSGVTDGVSMVIRQTILQLKTPDHMRGRVASVNSMFVGSSNELGAFESGVTAKLMGTVTAVVFGGTMTLITVITTGVLNPTLRKLDLTKDLEEHEKEE; encoded by the coding sequence ATGGAAAAAAAAGACCCCTATGCTTCCTTAAGAATTAAAGAATTTAATATTTTTCTTTTAGTACGTTTTGCCTTAGTATTTGCATGGTCTATGCAATTTATTATTATCGAATGGCAGGTTTACAGTATCACTAAAAATCCATTATCATTAGGAATTATTGGACTAATGGAAGTAATTCCTGCAGTATCCATGGCGTTGTTTGCTGGTCATATTGTAGATCAAAAAGAAAAAAGAAATCTACTAGCCTTGTGTATTGGCCTATTTTCACTCATAAGTTTAGGACTATTCTTTTTAACATTGCCTAGTTTCATTGAAGATTGGAATAAAAATACTGTGCTATATGCTATTTATGCTCTGGTCTTTTTTGGTGGATTATTACGTTCTTTTTTCGGACCTACGATTTTTTCATTAATTGCTTTAATTGTACCTAAAAAATTATATCCTAACGCTGCAACATGGAGTAGTTCAACTTGGCAAATAGCTTCAGTATTAGGACCAGCTTTTGCAGGGTTTACTATTTCTTGGATTGGAGTACATTGGTCTTTATGTGTTGTATTTGGTTTAGTTTCAATATCATTTTTTACGGTATTTTTTATCAAAAAGAAACCAATTCTAAATCCAAAAATTGGAGAACCCGTAATGAAAAGTTTAAAAGAAGGAGTACGTTTTGTATATAAAACAAAAGCTATTTTAGGAGCACTTACATTAGATATGATTTCGGTATTATTTGGTGGAGCAGTAGCATTATTACCAGTATATGCTCAAGATATTTTAAAAGTTGGACCAGAAGGGTTTGGTGCATTGCGTGCAGCACCAGCCATAGGAGCCTTTTTAACGATGTTAGTTACTGCATATATACCTATAAGTAGAAATGCAGGAATGAAGCTTTTAACAGCTATATTTGGTTTCGGAATTTGTATTATAGTATTTGGTTTATCAACCGTTTTTTGGATTTCTATTGTAGCCCTATTTTTTAGTGGTGTAACCGATGGTGTTTCTATGGTAATTCGTCAAACCATTTTACAGTTAAAAACACCTGATCATATGCGTGGTAGAGTAGCTTCAGTAAATTCTATGTTTGTAGGTTCTTCTAACGAATTAGGAGCTTTTGAAAGTGGGGTAACAGCAAAGTTAATGGGAACAGTAACAGCAGTGGTTTTTGGTGGTACTATGACTTTAATTACCGTTATTACTACTGGAGTTTTAAATCCAACGCTTAGAAAGTTAGATTTAACTAAAGATTTGGAAGAGCATGAGAAGGAAGAATAA